A window of the Macaca nemestrina isolate mMacNem1 chromosome X, mMacNem.hap1, whole genome shotgun sequence genome harbors these coding sequences:
- the LOC105481394 gene encoding cancer/testis antigen 55 isoform X3 encodes MIDESIFFSSDVVSGNVPLKVGQKVNVVVEDDKPLYGFRAIKVDVVPHRLYGAVPSDSGTRVLIGCVTSISEDTIYISNSIYFSIDIFSEDFVPYKGDLLEVEYSTEPGISNIKATSVKPTRCIHAEEVCITSVHGRNGVIDYTIFFTLDSVKLPDGYIPQVYDIVNVVMVESIQFCYIWRAVSVTPAQKSSSGFQDDGGLGRPKKERRSQSI; translated from the exons ATGATTGATGAGTCGATCTTCTTCAGTAGTGATGTTGTGAGTGGCAACGTGCCTCTAAAAGTTGGACaaaaagtaaatgtggttgtGGAAGATGATAAACCACTTTATGGATTCAGAGCAATCAAG GTGGATGTTGTGCCTCACCGCCTTTATGGTGCTGTACCCTCAGACTCAGGAACCAGAGTTTTAATTGGATGTGTTACTTCTATAAGTGAAGATACTATTTATATTAGTAAcagcatttatttttccatagacATTTTTTCTGAAG ATTTTGTGCCTTATAAGGGTGACTTGTTAGAAGTTGAATATTCCACTGAGCCAGGCATCTCAAACATCAAGGCAACTTCTGTGAAGCCCACCCGTTGTATTCATGCGGAAGAG GTCTGCATTACTAGCGTACATGGAAGAAATGGGGTGATAGATTATACTATCTTTTTCACCTTGGATTCTGTGAAACTTCCTGATGGATACATACCTCAAGTATACGATATCGTTAATGTGGTCATGGTGGAGAGCATTCAGTTCTGCTATATTTGGAGAGCGGTTTCTGTCACCCCAGCTCAAAAATC CAGCAGCGGATTCCAGGATGATGGAGGCCTGGGACGGCCCAAAAAGGAACGTCGGAGCCAAAGCATTTAA
- the LOC105481394 gene encoding cancer/testis antigen 55 isoform X2 — MLRLLRLALAFYGRTADPAEQQGPQQQGLPQGDTQLKTVQGVVTSFCGDYGMIDESIFFSSDVVSGNVPLKVGQKVNVVVEDDKPLYGFRAIKVDVVPHRLYGAVPSDSGTRVLIGCVTSISEDTIYISNSIYFSIDIFSEDFVPYKGDLLEVEYSTEPGISNIKATSVKPTRCIHAEEVCITSVHGRNGVIDYTIFFTLDSVKLPDGYIPQVYDIVNVVMVESIQFCYIWRAVSVTPAQKSSGFQDDGGLGRPKKERRSQSI; from the exons ATGCTCAGGCTTCTGAGACTTGCTTTGGCCTTCTACGGGAGAACGGCCGACCCTGCAGAGCAACAGGGCCCACAGCAGCAGGGGCTCCCACAAG GTGACACCCAGTTGAAAACTGTGCAGGGAGTTGTCACAAGTTTCTGTGGTGATTATGGCATGATTGATGAGTCGATCTTCTTCAGTAGTGATGTTGTGAGTGGCAACGTGCCTCTAAAAGTTGGACaaaaagtaaatgtggttgtGGAAGATGATAAACCACTTTATGGATTCAGAGCAATCAAG GTGGATGTTGTGCCTCACCGCCTTTATGGTGCTGTACCCTCAGACTCAGGAACCAGAGTTTTAATTGGATGTGTTACTTCTATAAGTGAAGATACTATTTATATTAGTAAcagcatttatttttccatagacATTTTTTCTGAAG ATTTTGTGCCTTATAAGGGTGACTTGTTAGAAGTTGAATATTCCACTGAGCCAGGCATCTCAAACATCAAGGCAACTTCTGTGAAGCCCACCCGTTGTATTCATGCGGAAGAG GTCTGCATTACTAGCGTACATGGAAGAAATGGGGTGATAGATTATACTATCTTTTTCACCTTGGATTCTGTGAAACTTCCTGATGGATACATACCTCAAGTATACGATATCGTTAATGTGGTCATGGTGGAGAGCATTCAGTTCTGCTATATTTGGAGAGCGGTTTCTGTCACCCCAGCTCAAAAATC CAGCGGATTCCAGGATGATGGAGGCCTGGGACGGCCCAAAAAGGAACGTCGGAGCCAAAGCATTTAA
- the LOC105481394 gene encoding cancer/testis antigen 55 isoform X1, giving the protein MLRLLRLALAFYGRTADPAEQQGPQQQGLPQGDTQLKTVQGVVTSFCGDYGMIDESIFFSSDVVSGNVPLKVGQKVNVVVEDDKPLYGFRAIKVDVVPHRLYGAVPSDSGTRVLIGCVTSISEDTIYISNSIYFSIDIFSEDFVPYKGDLLEVEYSTEPGISNIKATSVKPTRCIHAEEVCITSVHGRNGVIDYTIFFTLDSVKLPDGYIPQVYDIVNVVMVESIQFCYIWRAVSVTPAQKSSSGFQDDGGLGRPKKERRSQSI; this is encoded by the exons ATGCTCAGGCTTCTGAGACTTGCTTTGGCCTTCTACGGGAGAACGGCCGACCCTGCAGAGCAACAGGGCCCACAGCAGCAGGGGCTCCCACAAG GTGACACCCAGTTGAAAACTGTGCAGGGAGTTGTCACAAGTTTCTGTGGTGATTATGGCATGATTGATGAGTCGATCTTCTTCAGTAGTGATGTTGTGAGTGGCAACGTGCCTCTAAAAGTTGGACaaaaagtaaatgtggttgtGGAAGATGATAAACCACTTTATGGATTCAGAGCAATCAAG GTGGATGTTGTGCCTCACCGCCTTTATGGTGCTGTACCCTCAGACTCAGGAACCAGAGTTTTAATTGGATGTGTTACTTCTATAAGTGAAGATACTATTTATATTAGTAAcagcatttatttttccatagacATTTTTTCTGAAG ATTTTGTGCCTTATAAGGGTGACTTGTTAGAAGTTGAATATTCCACTGAGCCAGGCATCTCAAACATCAAGGCAACTTCTGTGAAGCCCACCCGTTGTATTCATGCGGAAGAG GTCTGCATTACTAGCGTACATGGAAGAAATGGGGTGATAGATTATACTATCTTTTTCACCTTGGATTCTGTGAAACTTCCTGATGGATACATACCTCAAGTATACGATATCGTTAATGTGGTCATGGTGGAGAGCATTCAGTTCTGCTATATTTGGAGAGCGGTTTCTGTCACCCCAGCTCAAAAATC CAGCAGCGGATTCCAGGATGATGGAGGCCTGGGACGGCCCAAAAAGGAACGTCGGAGCCAAAGCATTTAA